The genomic region GTATCAGTGTCTAATATATTTTATACTGTATTATTTTACACGTTTACATTTtatatgaataaaaatcaatcaatcaatcaatcaatgaatcaCCTTTCTGAAACATCATATTCTGAAGATTGTTGATCATGGTGATTCTTAATTTTACAGTGATTTGATAAAGGTGGGGAGATGCACCAAATGTCACCAATAAAACTAACTAGACCATTgcgctcgtagagcacaaacctccgccaacactaagcaaaaaaaaaaaaaaacaaaggttctCCGCGCTTCTGTCAAGGACAACAATCCAGTGCAACCAGGTCAGGACGAAACTTGATAACTTCCAAAAAAAGAGCCTGACGTTTCGAAATGTCAGTCCCTTCCTTGATAACTTTGTTTTGCACctttaatacattttttgcacAGACATCTGTGTTGCACCGGCATTCCTCcgacaacactagtttccaattccacaaaattttacttttGAAAACAAAGATGATTTTACAgtgtagaagtggcttttcataagataaattagatgtgatcaaatgtcaggaatatgtatttagttcatgcacttgaatcaaagtttgttttgtggtgttgggtgtttgggtgttttttttttttcttcttcaaactgttcattttctgaattctttttcagataatgctcacagaacattggttatctcggatattcacaatttgtcattgctttttaacacctggtttccaactgataaatggaagacaaacaggcaataAAATTGAaacctccattaaattttggtggtgtaggcaaatttttaacagaaaaatgaaagtgactgaggcacttttgattgagatataatgaaaatgtacacaaaatgggcttttcaatattaaattcaaatgtccacaaaagttTATTTGAGATGAGTTGATGGGGTTACAGTGTTGGTGGTAGAGGAAAGAAAAATCAAACTTTCAATATGAAGTGAATATTTTGTCTCTGGGTTTCACAAAATCCAATTGAACTTAATCCTGGGTCATGTGGCGCCGTGCTGTCAATGATAAACCACAGATCTGACGCAGAGCTTTCACACTGCAGGTTTCATATCTCCAGGTACAAACGTAGAGGGAACTTGATAAGAAGGACAACAGTGAATGGAATTTATCGTTTTATTGATTAGGTCAACAGGATCACTGGCTTACGAGGAAGTCAGTCAGGAGACGTATTTTCACATGTTCATAATTCAACAGTCATACTACTGTGTATTGAAAATAATTTTCAGTTTTTAATCTCATCACAAACGTAACAGTCACATGATGCAGTGAGGCATTCAAGGTCCACACCAGTACTGCCCGCAGGCACGCCATTTTATGGTTTTACTGCTTGTGCATGACAACCACCTGTCAGCGGACAAACACAGCCCTTCCTGGTTCAGGGTCTTGATAGCTGGTTTCACCCTGGTTGATCATCAAcagttaagataaaaaaaaaaaaatagcagcttGCATCATCAGCCACAGTTTCATGAAGCGCAGTCTAGACCTTCCATGTGtatagcgctttggggcaactttatatatatatatatatatatatatatatatatatatatcaccatgatatatatatatgacaatgCACCTGCCCACACTGCCCTGAATACCCGAGAGTTCCTGGTCCAGAAGAACATCATTGTGCTGGAGCAACCTCCCTACTCACCCGACCTGGCTCCATGTGATGTTTTTCCTCTTTCCCAAGCTCGAGGGGGTCATCAATGGAACCCGTTTTGAAGATGTGCACAACATCAAAAAGGCCGTGACGACAGAGCTACGGAGAATCCTGGAAGAATCCGTCCAGGAGTGCATGCAAGCGTGAAACATGAAACATGAAAAATTCActtgatggaaatactggagtGCACACTTCTTAGATAATCCATTTGGACAATTAAGTTGTACACAACaagcatattattacagatatttgtaataaaatgctctgaAAGGAATTGATgtactcagctcatgctaactTTAGCCTGTTAGCTAGCATCACATTATGCGATGTGAGCGAGTTCTAAAAGATGTCATTTGCAAGTTGTGTGAATTACTAAATTCACTGAGTTACTGCTTTATAGTGCCCCCTGCAGTCAGGTTGTCACCTCTGTCGCTGCAGTTTCAATAAGCAGTGTTGCTAATATGCTTGCTCATTGGCGAGGTAACATATAGACTCTGTGTATATGAAAATTGAGCTGACATTTGTGGTGAACTATTtttcttatttgtttatttaaaagggacagtacatattaatgaacatatacaatatgtaaatatgtcagattttaACAAGACACAAGACTGCACAAGAGACAGGAGACAAGAGGACAAAAAAAGAACAGTGGAGAACTAGAAAGGACAAGCGGTTCTCTTACACAAACTCAGTCAAAGGAtggcacacagataaaaaaaactatgaaatctCTACAATTACAATTTGAATAAGTTAAATTTACAAATCTAATTTCATGCAtttgtatattttaaaaaaataataacttaAGTGCTGTGATGCATTGCACATTTCCCTAAGGTTCTTCTTAGTTTCGACAATCGAATTCATGatattcatattttttatttgatctgagccactcctttaagtgacttttgaCAGCTTTAAAGCTGTCAAAAGTCAAAAAATAACATACTATTTTGGACATGGGGAGGTGAGCTGTAAATATTGTGAATTTAAATGTCCAGCTGGCACAAAAATCTCTGTGTGGCATCAAAAATTGAGGGCGCTTGCTGACCACCACACTTGAGTGCAGCTGGGTGAGGTTCGAGACCTAGTTGCTTTGGTTGATGGACCAGGAGAAGATGTGCAATCAGGCTTTTTTCTGTAATGATAACTATATCAAATGGATTACCATTTGTCATTGCTGCTTTTTTAATACAGATTATCTCCTTTTTGCACAAAataagcacattttttttttaaatttgatacCCAATTGGGGCCTGAAATTGAGTATTATTGGTGGTAAAATCAGTGTTGTAGAACACTGTAAGCAAGGGACATTTTAAATGTGTATAAAAAGTTTGTGAGACTGGGATAAGTTGGgatccacaaaatgtgaataatctGATTTTGCTCGATGTGGATCGGGAGTACTCTTGTGTAAAAGTAGTTGAAAGTGGACAAGTGGGTACAATCTGACCTACCGTTTGCTGAGCAGAAGCCTCACTCAGATCCTCCTCTGCAACATAAAGCCATGAAAAGCATGCCGCATTCTTTAAACAGAAGACAGGGTTGAGATGTTAGACATTTGAGGTTTTGCAAAAGTGTGGGGAAAATGCAGAAGTCTCATTTCATGCATGTGGAAAAACTGGGAAATCATGCTTACTCTGGTGTACTCAACAATACTGTTACACTAGAGTGTAAACGCATAAAAAATAGTTACTAAGAATTTTGAATacaatttttaaataataataaaaaaaaaaccctatgttcCTCAGTTCTGAAATTAGGACAGAAACTGCAGCCAAAACTTGGCAGTGAGAGGCTGCCTTTAAAGTAGAACAGGATTGCAGCGTTAACTTGCATAATGCAAATAATCTCTGCCTTAAAGTACCATCCAAGTGTCAAAACTCTTCAATGTAATTTTTCCACATAGAAACAATTctagtattttccggactatgacGCACCTGTCagtaaatgcctcttgaagagtaaAAACCATATATAAGTCTCActtttttctgcattatcagGTCTTTAatatgggatttttgtgcattgttgcagttTACTTTCCATTATTGgcattttttcttttattattgaagttttgtttagtgctttgattcctatgaaagtcctatataaatggtTATTATAATTAGTATTATTAATAAACTTTGTGCGAtagtggcatcctgtccagggtgtactccatgactttgcctctcaccctatgactgctgggatagactccagatccccccccacccccccatgacccttgattggactaagtgggTATATAGAATGACTGAAGAACAAACTTGTGATATATATACACTATATGTAAagtcgcagggcctcccaaactagaaaaaaaacctgtgacttgtactccgaaacacacacacacacacacacacacacacacacacacacacacacacacacacacacacacacacacacacacacacacacacacacacacacacacacacacacacacacacacacacacacacacacacacacatatttatttatttattttcccttcAAGTAACAGCTGttctacatgaaaattcagtaaggtatgtcttctataatacattccaattctaaggtagaactctactagtgtatattaaggtatatctaaaaaaaaaaaaagaagagtagagtggAGTCActgaggtgcctggtcttgagaaccagggatggtaggttgaaaagcttttttatcccatgggaactctccctacccacctaagcagctcaagagtgATGTTATCACTAAAGTTCCAGGTGTTTCTTGATATCTGACACGAGGTCATTCACCGTGATGTCCGTCTGTCCAACTGTTCAGTCTTCTCTGACTAAAATCACTTTGCAGGAAGTCAAGGAAATGTCGTTCAAGATGGGGCAGGAGTTGAAGATCCGCGTCAAGCTGAAGGACTACTGCAATTCGTAAGTCCTCATCACATATTAAATCCATCAAGAAGAAACAATGGACAGGTCAGCAATCAGGGTCCAAGTCTATTAGAGAAGATGTTTTGTGATGCTGTAGCTCTGTAGGATGAAGGTAACATgttgagatttattttttttcttcctgtcttTACTAGCTTTTCCATCAACATCGGTCATGATTCCGACAACATCGCGCTGCACTTCAACCCCCGTTTTGGGCAAGGCGTCATAGTGTGTAACTGCCTCTCTGGGGGGTCCTGGGGTGATGAGCATCACGAGGGAAACATCCCCTTCACACCCGGCGAGGAAAGCAAGGTGAGCTGAGGAAGATGACTAAAGGATACTCATCTGAGTCAA from Thalassophryne amazonica chromosome 15, fThaAma1.1, whole genome shotgun sequence harbors:
- the lgals2b gene encoding lectin, galactoside-binding, soluble, 2b isoform X1, whose product is MEVKEMSFKMGQELKIRVKLKDYCNSFSINIGHDSDNIALHFNPRFGQGVIVCNCLSGGSWGDEHHEGNIPFTPGEESKLYINFNSEQFYIKLPDGNMMNFPNKLGDVKYNHFFISGDAEIVGIKIQ
- the lgals2b gene encoding lectin, galactoside-binding, soluble, 2b isoform X2, with product MEVKEMSFKMGQELKIRVKLKDYCNSFSINIGHDSDNIALHFNPRFGQGVIVCNCLSGGSWGDEHHEGNIPFTPGEESKFYINFNSEQFYIKLPNSSMMNFPNQLGDVKYNHFFISGDAEIMGIKIQ
- the lgals2b gene encoding lectin, galactoside-binding, soluble, 2b isoform X3, whose product is MEVKEMSFKMGQELKIRVKLKDYCNSFSINIGHDSDNIALHFNPRFGQGVIVCNCLSGGSWGDEHHEGNIPFTPGEESKFYIKLPDGNMMNFPNKLGDVKYNHFFISGDAEIVGIKIQ